The Athene noctua chromosome 23, bAthNoc1.hap1.1, whole genome shotgun sequence genome window below encodes:
- the INKA2 gene encoding PAK4-inhibitor INKA2 isoform X2, with protein sequence MKEVGDGLHEQMNCMMGALQELKLLQVQTALEQLDISGSRSSVSGAEQHRCCRSSRDVPRAWQDERPRGEPAGRSPTSLACAAPRPAGLSRPAALPEGAHRRDTPSSFRGLRGEDVSHPKGPSSTSSNAEHVRPRTFEPSSQGTAGGWPVCRECPGCDDGHDWTSSLMSQSRNRQPLVLGDNIFADLVGNWLDLPELDKKGEKSEASLSVSRSQELCRKFSLTANIFKKFLRSVRPDRDRLLKEKPCWLPPEDKRPEISKRPKKMNKLKGTFYFPLHGNIQNHHSKAERGPKAKSNSEKPKLGTKKVHDTIDYTQSGFDINTAVWV encoded by the coding sequence ATGAAGGAGGTGGGCGACGGGCTGCACGAGCAGATGAACTGCATGATGGGCGCGCTGCAGGAGCTGAAACTCCTCCAGGTCCAGACGGCGTTGGAGCAGTTGGACATCTCGGGGAGCCGAAGCTCCGTTTCTGGCGCGGAGCAGCACCGGTGCTGCCGAAGCAGCAGGGACGTGCCCAGGGCCTGGCAGGACGAGCGGCcgcggggggagccggcggggcgCAGCCCCACGTCCCTCGCGTGTGCCGCACCGCGCCCGGCGGGGCTGTCCCGTCCCGCTGCGCTCCCGGAGGGCGCCCACCGCAGAGACACCCCCTCCTCCTTCAGGGGCCTCCGCGGGGAGGATGTTTCTCACCCAAAGGGACCTTCCTCCACGTCGAGCAACGCAGAGCACGTCCGCCCAAGGACATTTGAGCCCAGTAGCCAGGGCACAGCTGGGGGGTGGCCGGTGTGCCGGGAGTGCCCGGGGTGTGACGATGGCCACGACTGGACGTCGTCCCTAATGTCCCAGAGCAGGAATCGGCAGCCGCTGGTCTTGGGCGATAACATCTTTGCAGACTTGGTTGGGAACTGGTTGGATCTGCCAGAGCTGGATAAGAAGGGGGAGAAGAGTGAGGCGTCCCTGTCCGTCAGCAGGTCCCAGGAGCTCTGCAGGAAGTTCTCCCTCACAGCCAACATCTTCAAGAAGTTCCTGAGGAGCGTTCGGCCAGACCGAGACAGGCTTCTCAAGGAGAAACCTTGCTGGCTTCCCCCTGAAGACAAACGCCCCGAAATTTCTAAGAGACCCAAAAAGATGAACAAACTCAAGGGCACATTTTACTTCCCGCTTCATGGGAACATCCAGAACCATCACAGCAAAGCTGAGAGGGGCCCAAAGGCAAAGAGCAATAGTGAGAAACCCAAACTTGGCACCAAGAAGGTCCACGATACCATAGACTACACCCAGTCTGGCTTTGACATCAATACGGCTGTTTGGGTCTGA